In a genomic window of uncultured Flavobacterium sp.:
- a CDS encoding GLUG motif-containing protein — MIKKLKFAAMPFFKYVGMLALLLVVGYSCSNEGIDEGVVKPLSSAKAITSFSFVNPVVKGTIDESAHTISLTFPGGTDLTNLAATFTTTGTKVTIADVVQVSGTTKNNFSKVITYTVTAEDGTKQNYTITPPNSADILGFTFEGSNDEAYWELSGLKEGTNTIYNAPAGLDFVTGFPILPPGAEITQSGENEESDYHTTGFSFTVTAGDGKTKKSYIIKIPAYDKDANPYGIYNPAHLLTVDNNLLANFKVMNDITMPAVNGTEILAPDYATQGWMPIGDFESFRGTLDGNNHVIKNLTIKRTSHDDVAFISTLGAKGVVKNLGLTAVNIQGSGNVGALVANNVGGTISHCYSTGTVTSTGLSVQKHVGGLVGINNDANGKPGKLLNSYSTVNVSGKDSFVGGLVGYNYLCAVENCYATGSVTGPYKNGGALIGKNASELLNCYATGKVEVGGGLVGLNFNWSSAPNCFWDIQTTGQTTSDDGGEAVGKTTAQMKSGTPYSNTWTAANWIFTAGKYPTLVGVGGQ; from the coding sequence ATGATTAAAAAATTAAAATTTGCCGCAATGCCATTTTTCAAATATGTAGGCATGTTGGCATTATTACTTGTAGTAGGTTATTCATGCTCAAATGAAGGGATTGACGAAGGCGTAGTAAAACCATTAAGCAGTGCCAAAGCAATTACCTCTTTTTCTTTTGTAAATCCTGTAGTAAAAGGTACGATTGATGAAAGTGCACATACTATTTCGCTTACGTTTCCTGGCGGAACAGATTTGACTAATCTGGCAGCTACATTTACCACAACAGGAACCAAAGTTACCATAGCCGATGTTGTTCAGGTAAGTGGTACAACCAAAAATAATTTTAGCAAAGTCATCACTTATACCGTTACGGCAGAAGACGGAACCAAACAAAATTACACAATAACACCACCAAATTCGGCAGATATATTAGGTTTTACTTTTGAAGGTTCTAATGACGAAGCCTATTGGGAACTTTCAGGACTAAAAGAAGGAACAAACACAATCTATAATGCTCCGGCTGGTCTTGATTTTGTTACAGGATTTCCAATTTTGCCTCCGGGAGCCGAAATCACACAATCTGGAGAAAACGAAGAAAGTGACTATCATACAACAGGATTTAGTTTTACCGTAACTGCCGGTGACGGAAAAACAAAAAAGTCATATATTATCAAAATACCAGCTTACGACAAAGACGCAAACCCATACGGAATCTATAATCCAGCGCATCTTCTTACGGTAGATAATAATCTTTTGGCAAACTTTAAAGTGATGAATGACATTACGATGCCAGCCGTTAACGGTACAGAAATATTGGCTCCGGATTATGCGACTCAAGGTTGGATGCCAATTGGAGATTTCGAAAGTTTCAGAGGAACTTTAGACGGAAATAATCACGTAATCAAAAACTTGACTATCAAAAGAACCAGTCATGACGATGTTGCATTTATTTCGACTTTAGGCGCTAAAGGAGTAGTGAAAAATCTAGGATTAACAGCTGTAAATATTCAAGGTAGCGGAAACGTAGGCGCGTTGGTTGCCAATAACGTAGGCGGAACAATTTCTCATTGTTATTCTACCGGAACAGTTACTTCTACAGGACTTTCAGTTCAGAAACACGTAGGAGGTTTAGTTGGAATCAACAATGATGCGAACGGAAAACCGGGTAAACTTTTAAACAGTTATAGTACCGTAAATGTCTCAGGAAAAGATTCATTTGTTGGAGGTTTAGTAGGCTACAATTACCTTTGCGCAGTCGAAAATTGCTACGCTACAGGATCTGTAACCGGACCATACAAAAACGGTGGAGCACTTATTGGTAAGAACGCCAGCGAATTACTTAACTGTTACGCAACTGGAAAAGTAGAAGTTGGCGGCGGATTAGTTGGTTTAAATTTTAACTGGAGTTCAGCACCAAATTGCTTTTGGGATATTCAAACCACAGGACAAACAACATCGGACGATGGAGGAGAAGCAGTTGGAAAAACAACGGCTCAAATGAAATCAGGAACTCCATATAGCAATACCTGGACAGCTGCAAATTGGATATTTACAGCAGGCAAATACCCAACATTAGTAGGAGTTGGAGGGCAATAA
- a CDS encoding DUF4287 domain-containing protein, whose product MSFQGYLKTIKEKTGKGPAEFRALAEQKNFTQDGKLKPEVKAGDIVNWLKTDFELGQGHAMAIYALLKGIKDENSQ is encoded by the coding sequence ATGTCATTTCAAGGATATTTAAAAACCATAAAAGAAAAAACCGGCAAAGGTCCCGCCGAATTTAGAGCACTTGCAGAACAAAAAAACTTTACACAAGACGGAAAACTCAAACCCGAAGTAAAAGCAGGAGATATCGTCAATTGGCTCAAAACAGATTTTGAACTAGGACAAGGACACGCAATGGCAATTTATGCATTACTAAAAGGCATAAAAGACGAAAATAGCCAATAA
- a CDS encoding YbjQ family protein, whose protein sequence is MINPKDILVLTTSATDGLKIKKYLKPVSSHIVAGTNLFSDFLGGLTDVFGGRSNSYQKQLSSLYNEAIEKIKQSAHEIGANCVIGLSIDMDEISGKGKSMFMLTAVGTAVIIEKDNPSNLSTTQDKLENVGVERINNLRQRKDIIEKTKNKDLTYYNDEIWNFITLNQVDEVFPYILKNYANEIESFQSSFDLNHIFNKSFLSYLDSLEENKKIALIYNSIETETSNRIAVYLSKIIKELNLLDFEKNMNLLKNSDFKKQKIGLKIATYDKPFYSKNDIESLNQTKSFITTNFLERGSFSTKKQLLSSKEKEVWNCECGNNSNEIGEYCGSCNNDIFGFKEIEMKPTEIVKYIEQKIELINEYIE, encoded by the coding sequence ATGATAAACCCTAAAGATATTTTAGTCCTAACCACTTCAGCAACTGATGGTTTAAAAATAAAAAAATATTTAAAACCAGTTTCTTCTCACATTGTTGCAGGAACTAATTTATTCAGTGACTTTTTAGGTGGATTAACAGATGTTTTTGGAGGTCGATCAAATTCTTATCAAAAACAATTATCTTCTCTCTATAATGAAGCAATAGAAAAAATAAAACAAAGTGCACATGAGATTGGTGCTAATTGTGTTATTGGACTTAGTATTGATATGGATGAAATTTCTGGAAAAGGTAAATCAATGTTTATGTTAACTGCTGTAGGAACTGCAGTCATAATTGAAAAAGATAATCCATCAAATCTTTCAACAACTCAAGATAAGCTTGAAAATGTTGGTGTCGAGAGAATAAATAATTTAAGACAAAGAAAGGATATTATTGAAAAAACCAAAAATAAAGATCTAACATACTACAATGATGAAATCTGGAATTTTATAACATTAAATCAAGTTGATGAAGTATTTCCATATATATTAAAAAATTACGCGAATGAAATAGAAAGCTTTCAATCAAGCTTTGATCTAAACCATATCTTCAACAAAAGTTTCTTAAGCTATCTTGATTCTTTAGAAGAAAATAAAAAAATAGCGCTAATTTACAATTCAATAGAAACAGAAACAAGTAATAGAATCGCAGTATATTTATCTAAAATAATTAAAGAGTTAAATTTATTGGATTTTGAAAAAAACATGAACTTACTTAAAAATTCTGATTTCAAAAAACAAAAAATTGGCTTAAAAATCGCCACTTATGACAAACCATTTTATAGTAAAAATGATATTGAAAGTTTAAATCAAACCAAAAGTTTTATTACTACTAATTTTCTTGAAAGGGGTTCATTTTCCACAAAAAAACAATTATTATCTTCTAAAGAAAAAGAGGTTTGGAATTGTGAATGCGGAAACAACTCCAATGAAATAGGAGAATATTGTGGAAGTTGTAACAATGATATTTTTGGATTTAAGGAAATTGAAATGAAGCCAACAGAAATTGTAAAGTATATCGAACAAAAAATCGAATTAATAAATGAGTATATTGAATAA
- a CDS encoding helix-turn-helix transcriptional regulator, whose product MSTLTKSNHIGRKISRIRELRDMKQEALAQALGISQQTISAIENSDTIDDERLIDIAKALGVSVEALKNFSDEAAINYFNNFYDNSGTNGAFSHGPVYTFNPLDKLMESVEENKKLYERLLQSEKDKVEFLQNILKDK is encoded by the coding sequence ATGAGCACACTTACAAAATCAAACCATATAGGGCGAAAAATTAGCCGAATTCGTGAACTTCGTGACATGAAGCAAGAAGCTTTGGCGCAAGCTTTAGGAATTAGTCAACAGACTATATCTGCTATAGAAAACAGTGATACCATAGATGATGAAAGACTTATTGATATCGCAAAAGCTTTAGGAGTAAGTGTTGAAGCTCTTAAAAACTTTTCAGACGAAGCTGCAATTAATTATTTTAATAATTTCTATGATAATAGCGGAACTAATGGAGCATTTTCGCATGGACCAGTATATACTTTCAATCCATTAGATAAGTTAATGGAATCAGTAGAAGAAAACAAAAAACTTTACGAACGTTTACTTCAATCTGAAAAAGACAAAGTTGAGTTTTTACAAAATATATTAAAGGATAAATAA
- the pyrE gene encoding orotate phosphoribosyltransferase, whose protein sequence is MIFNKDTAEKTAELLLQINAIKLNPENPFTWASGWKSPIYCDNRLILSFPIIRNYVRDEFAKNIEKQFGKPDVIAGVATGAIGIGILVAESLGLPFVYVRPEAKKHGRQNQVEGFLQKGQNVVVVEDLISTGNSSLMAVEALRNEGANIKGMAAIFTYGFNVAEENFKNANIDLYTLSNYENLLELAVQKQYITEEQQSTLQEWNAIPSTWGQEE, encoded by the coding sequence ATGATTTTTAATAAAGATACTGCCGAAAAAACAGCCGAATTGCTTTTGCAAATAAATGCAATTAAATTGAATCCCGAAAATCCTTTTACATGGGCTTCTGGTTGGAAATCTCCTATTTACTGCGATAATAGGTTAATTCTTTCATTTCCTATCATCCGAAACTACGTTCGTGATGAGTTTGCGAAAAATATTGAAAAACAATTTGGGAAACCAGATGTCATTGCCGGTGTTGCTACAGGCGCCATTGGTATTGGAATTCTTGTTGCCGAAAGCCTTGGATTGCCATTTGTATATGTGCGTCCGGAAGCTAAAAAACACGGAAGACAGAACCAAGTTGAAGGTTTTTTACAAAAAGGTCAAAATGTTGTTGTCGTTGAAGATTTAATCAGCACAGGAAACAGCAGTTTAATGGCCGTGGAAGCTTTACGTAACGAAGGTGCTAATATAAAAGGTATGGCAGCGATTTTTACGTATGGTTTTAATGTTGCTGAAGAAAACTTTAAAAATGCTAATATCGATTTGTATACTTTAAGTAATTACGAAAACTTATTGGAATTAGCGGTTCAAAAACAATACATTACCGAAGAACAACAATCGACTTTACAAGAATGGAATGCAATTCCATCGACTTGGGGACAAGAGGAATAA
- a CDS encoding orotate phosphoribosyltransferase yields the protein MNLESPKVTVQKSAQDLFDLLTDVKNFEKLMPDNIAKFEVTGEDAFIFGLKGMPEIKLKMKEKVAPNKIVLGAASDKLPFTLVSNIDSVSDTESAVQLQFEGEFNAMMAMMIKGPISKFIETLATNMTKL from the coding sequence ATGAACTTAGAAAGTCCAAAAGTTACTGTTCAGAAATCAGCTCAAGATTTATTTGATTTATTGACTGATGTTAAGAATTTTGAAAAATTAATGCCGGATAATATTGCTAAATTTGAAGTAACAGGCGAAGATGCTTTTATTTTTGGATTGAAAGGTATGCCGGAAATAAAACTAAAAATGAAGGAAAAAGTAGCACCAAACAAAATTGTTCTTGGAGCTGCAAGTGATAAACTTCCATTTACTTTGGTTTCAAACATTGATAGTGTTTCTGATACTGAAAGTGCTGTACAACTTCAATTCGAAGGAGAATTTAATGCTATGATGGCGATGATGATCAAAGGACCAATTAGCAAATTCATCGAAACATTAGCAACTAATATGACAAAATTATAA
- the rsfS gene encoding ribosome silencing factor, with protein sequence MAKKTINNDVLLANIIKGIEEVKGNDIDILDLREIDTAVCDYFVICNGSSNTQVNAIVNSIQKTVSKDLKDKPWHVEGTDNAEWVLMDYVHIVVHVFQKHIREYYNIESLWGDAKITTIENKY encoded by the coding sequence ATGGCGAAAAAGACTATTAATAATGATGTTCTATTGGCGAACATAATCAAAGGGATTGAAGAAGTAAAAGGAAATGATATCGATATTCTTGACTTAAGAGAAATAGACACGGCTGTTTGTGACTATTTTGTAATTTGCAACGGAAGCTCTAATACCCAAGTTAACGCCATTGTAAACTCAATTCAAAAAACAGTATCCAAAGATTTAAAAGACAAACCTTGGCACGTAGAAGGAACCGATAATGCAGAATGGGTTCTAATGGATTATGTGCATATCGTGGTACATGTTTTCCAGAAACACATTCGTGAATACTATAATATCGAAAGCCTTTGGGGTGACGCCAAAATAACTACAATCGAAAACAAATACTAA
- a CDS encoding biotin--[acetyl-CoA-carboxylase] ligase: MKLIKLDAIDSTNDFLKSLSSQDELDNFTVVTAENQTKGKGQMGAKWQSESGKNLIMSALVKDFLYNNEQFFNLSIVVSLAVIEVLKTLNISDLSIKWPNDIMSYNKKIGGILIENTIKSDGRIVSVVGLGLNVNQTNFDQLPNASSLAVIAGHSFDKDALPVLIIEKMKEKIELWNTNSDDFWTTYFDTLFRKGVPMPFKNLDPQSSGQNFMGIIQGVSPVGKIQILLEDDSISEFDIKEVQMLY; this comes from the coding sequence ATGAAACTAATCAAACTCGATGCCATAGATTCAACAAATGATTTCTTAAAATCATTGTCAAGCCAAGATGAGCTTGATAATTTCACTGTCGTAACGGCTGAAAATCAGACAAAAGGAAAAGGACAGATGGGAGCAAAGTGGCAGTCGGAATCAGGTAAAAACTTAATTATGAGTGCCTTGGTTAAGGATTTTTTATATAATAATGAACAATTTTTTAACCTGAGTATAGTAGTTTCATTAGCTGTAATTGAGGTCTTAAAAACGTTAAATATTTCTGATTTAAGTATAAAATGGCCGAACGACATTATGTCATACAATAAAAAAATTGGTGGCATACTAATAGAAAATACCATAAAAAGCGATGGCAGGATCGTGTCAGTTGTCGGATTAGGACTAAATGTCAATCAAACTAATTTTGATCAATTGCCAAATGCTTCTTCCTTGGCAGTTATCGCCGGACATTCTTTTGATAAAGATGCTTTACCAGTTTTAATTATCGAAAAAATGAAAGAAAAAATCGAATTATGGAATACTAATTCAGATGATTTCTGGACAACTTATTTTGATACTTTATTTAGAAAAGGTGTTCCAATGCCTTTCAAAAATCTTGATCCTCAATCTTCAGGACAGAATTTTATGGGAATTATTCAAGGCGTTTCTCCCGTTGGAAAGATTCAAATTTTGCTTGAAGATGATTCGATTTCAGAATTCGACATTAAAGAAGTTCAGATGCTTTATTAA
- a CDS encoding DUF4738 domain-containing protein, with protein sequence MKQLLAIVIVFLFIACNSKSNKNSETLKSEKLPPKVAQTDTTKIYPTEKATEKFDTLITNKNIKISIVRRDLDSYVLHDSWASDKKYTDKYRNAEIALTITQNEKIVLDTVFKKEQFAKSLGNDFLKIAIFHNYWFKNIDEKGIEFFGVITEPETDNTLDFNHFYNFKTKKLEFAIAKQEEE encoded by the coding sequence ATGAAACAACTTCTAGCAATTGTAATTGTATTCCTCTTCATTGCATGTAATTCAAAAAGCAACAAGAATTCTGAAACACTAAAATCTGAGAAACTACCTCCGAAAGTTGCACAAACTGATACTACAAAAATTTATCCGACGGAAAAAGCAACGGAAAAATTTGACACATTGATTACCAACAAAAATATTAAAATTTCTATTGTTCGCAGAGATCTGGACAGTTATGTTTTGCACGATTCTTGGGCTTCTGACAAAAAATATACTGACAAATATAGAAATGCAGAAATCGCGTTGACGATAACCCAAAATGAAAAAATAGTATTAGATACAGTTTTTAAAAAAGAACAATTTGCCAAATCTCTTGGAAACGATTTTTTAAAAATAGCGATTTTTCATAATTATTGGTTTAAAAATATTGACGAAAAAGGAATTGAATTTTTCGGAGTAATTACAGAACCTGAAACTGATAACACTTTAGATTTTAATCATTTTTATAATTTTAAAACTAAAAAATTAGAATTTGCTATCGCTAAACAAGAGGAAGAATAA
- a CDS encoding NUDIX domain-containing protein encodes MYKVFVNDKPLFLTNEISRETNFQLFLLESIDIEQLIVKIFQNKIQKAYLYHPDEKEIMKTLKAKIPVQKAGGGFVYNKKGEVLFIFRNGKWDLPKGGIEKGEEIEATAMREVEEETGVNQLRITNKLQKTYHVFKRNGKYKLKITHWFEMFSDFEGTPVGQANEGIEKVAWLNPEQIKEALKNSYENIKLLFEEENEIKVE; translated from the coding sequence ATGTATAAAGTTTTTGTGAACGACAAACCACTTTTTTTGACAAATGAAATCTCAAGAGAGACTAATTTTCAATTATTCCTATTAGAGAGTATTGATATCGAGCAGCTTATAGTGAAAATATTTCAAAATAAAATTCAAAAGGCTTACTTATATCATCCTGACGAAAAGGAAATAATGAAAACATTAAAAGCTAAAATTCCTGTACAGAAAGCGGGTGGAGGCTTTGTGTACAATAAAAAAGGCGAGGTTTTATTTATCTTCAGAAACGGAAAATGGGACTTACCAAAAGGCGGAATCGAGAAAGGTGAAGAGATTGAAGCCACAGCAATGCGCGAAGTCGAAGAAGAAACCGGCGTAAACCAATTAAGAATTACCAATAAACTTCAAAAAACATATCACGTTTTTAAACGTAACGGTAAATACAAATTGAAGATCACACATTGGTTCGAAATGTTTTCAGATTTTGAAGGAACTCCAGTTGGTCAAGCCAATGAAGGAATCGAAAAAGTAGCTTGGCTAAATCCCGAACAAATTAAAGAAGCACTTAAAAACTCGTATGAAAACATCAAATTATTGTTTGAAGAAGAGAACGAAATTAAAGTAGAGTAG